CGTTCAATTCCTCTCTCACACAGCGCCGAGAATGAGACCGCTGGTGGGTACTGCTGTTCCGGCAGTGACCAAGACGTTCTCGACACCCTCGGGCTGATTGGTCGACGTACCGCGAATCAGTCGCACACCTTCGGCAACGCCGTTGACACCGTGCAGGTACGCCTCGCCGACCTGACCACCGTGAGTGTTCGCCGGCAAGCGTCCACCGAGCTCGAGATTGCCTTCGCGGATGAAGTCCTTCGCTTCGCCGGGCTTGCAGAAACCCAGTTCTTCGAGCTGCGGAAGGACCAGCGGTGTGAAGTGGTCGTACAGGATCGCGGCGTTGATGTCGTCCGGCGTCAGGCCACTCTGGCTGTACAGCTGACGACCGACCAAACCCATCTCCGGAATACCCGTGATGTCGGGGCGGTAGTAGCTGGTCATCATGTGCTGATCCTTGCCACTGCCCTGAGCGGCTGCCTTGATGAAGGCCGGCTTGTTGGCCAGATCCTTGGCGCGTTCAGCAGAGACGACGACGAGCGCCTGGCCACCGTCTGTTTCCTGGCAGCAGTCGAGCAAGTGCAGCGGCTCGGCGATCCAGCGGGAATTCTGGTGATCCTCGAGCGTGATCGGACGCTCGTAGAACCAGGCAGCCGGGTTGTTGGCGGC
The nucleotide sequence above comes from Rhodococcus sp. KBS0724. Encoded proteins:
- a CDS encoding lipid-transfer protein, which gives rise to MAISPLSGAAAIVGIGSTEFSKNSGRTELQLACEAIVAALADAGIAPSEVDGLSTFTAETNGEAIVARNCGLGELTFFSRIGYGGGAACGPVQQAAMAVATGVADVVVCYRAFNERSGERYGLGQHDRPMATTADRAAYAWMTPQGLSTPAQWVAMFARRYMHQYGATSEDFGRVAVVARKHAANNPAAWFYERPITLEDHQNSRWIAEPLHLLDCCQETDGGQALVVVSAERAKDLANKPAFIKAAAQGSGKDQHMMTSYYRPDITGIPEMGLVGRQLYSQSGLTPDDINAAILYDHFTPLVLPQLEELGFCKPGEAKDFIREGNLELGGRLPANTHGGQVGEAYLHGVNGVAEGVRLIRGTSTNQPEGVENVLVTAGTAVPTSGLILGAV